In Synechococcus sp. RS9909, one genomic interval encodes:
- a CDS encoding DUF3146 family protein, with amino-acid sequence MSALPVTTAHLRVLRQSFQQQRLEGEVQAGGFAWEFCWLFDRGELHVEPSLGRALIEDALLRFLVKADYHLEPGGDYTFTVRARF; translated from the coding sequence ATGAGTGCCCTGCCGGTCACCACGGCCCATCTCCGGGTCCTGCGTCAGAGCTTTCAGCAGCAGCGCCTGGAGGGCGAGGTGCAGGCCGGGGGCTTTGCCTGGGAATTCTGCTGGTTGTTTGATCGCGGTGAACTGCATGTGGAGCCTTCGCTGGGGCGGGCCTTGATTGAGGATGCCCTGCTCCGCTTTCTCGTGAAGGCCGATTACCACCTGGAACCGGGAGGCGACTACACCTTCACGGTGCGTGCCCGTTTCTGA
- a CDS encoding DUF3084 domain-containing protein: MTGWLLILILLVLGGVLATLGDRLGSKVGKARLSLMGLRPRRTAVVITVLTGSLISALSLGLLLLVSRQLRVGLFELNALQTKLNDSRKALKASRQAQKKASRELLQAQAERSRASKDLADAKAKAETLRQALVPLQQQRQQLEAERARLSRDVKARDAEIRRTEAELAQVRDRIRSGEAELRQLEKNVLALRRGSVVLSSGEPLATATLRLDNPGQAKQVIDQMLREANLQAYQRVLPGEKADRQILLVPRNDIERLEQVIRQPGTWVVNIRSAANVLLGETVVYAIPEVRPNTQVVNTGDVLARTTIERNETGNEAVRNRLNLLLASALAEAQRRGSLSQGLQFDANRLNSLGQQLLERTPSRIELEVVTLRSSDTADPVAVELRAVGDIPSNTPAGAPTP; encoded by the coding sequence GTGACCGGCTGGCTGTTGATCCTGATCCTGCTCGTGCTCGGTGGCGTGCTCGCCACCCTGGGCGATCGGCTCGGCTCCAAGGTGGGCAAGGCCCGGTTGAGCCTGATGGGATTGCGGCCGCGCCGCACCGCCGTGGTGATCACCGTGCTCACGGGCAGCCTGATTTCAGCGCTGTCGCTCGGCCTGCTGCTGCTGGTGAGTCGGCAGCTGCGGGTGGGGCTGTTTGAACTGAACGCCCTGCAGACCAAGCTCAACGACAGCCGCAAGGCCCTGAAGGCGAGTCGGCAGGCCCAGAAGAAAGCGAGCCGTGAACTGCTTCAGGCCCAGGCCGAACGCTCGCGTGCCAGCAAGGATCTGGCCGATGCCAAAGCCAAGGCCGAAACCCTCCGCCAGGCGCTGGTGCCGCTGCAGCAACAACGCCAGCAGCTGGAGGCGGAACGGGCTCGACTCAGCCGCGACGTGAAAGCGCGCGATGCCGAGATCCGACGCACGGAAGCCGAGCTGGCCCAGGTGCGCGATCGCATTCGCAGCGGCGAGGCGGAACTGCGCCAACTGGAGAAAAACGTGTTGGCCCTGCGGCGAGGCAGCGTGGTGCTCAGCAGCGGCGAACCCCTGGCCACAGCGACCCTGCGGCTCGACAATCCAGGGCAAGCCAAGCAGGTGATCGACCAGATGCTGCGTGAGGCCAACCTGCAGGCCTACCAGCGGGTGTTGCCGGGTGAGAAGGCCGATCGGCAGATTCTGCTGGTGCCACGCAACGACATTGAACGGCTCGAACAGGTGATTCGCCAACCGGGCACCTGGGTGGTGAACATCCGCTCCGCCGCCAATGTGCTACTTGGCGAAACCGTGGTCTATGCCATTCCTGAAGTACGTCCGAACACCCAGGTGGTGAACACGGGCGATGTGCTGGCGCGCACCACGATCGAACGCAACGAGACTGGCAACGAAGCGGTGCGCAACCGCTTGAATCTGCTCCTGGCCTCCGCCCTTGCTGAAGCCCAACGGCGGGGGTCCCTCAGTCAGGGACTCCAGTTCGACGCCAACCGCCTCAACAGCCTCGGACAGCAGCTGCTGGAGCGAACTCCCTCCCGCATCGAGCTGGAGGTGGTGACCCTGCGCAGCAGTGACACCGCCGATCCCGTGGCTGTGGAGCTGCGGGCCGTCGGCGACATCCCCTCCAACACACCAGCTGGCGCCCCCACCCCCTGA
- the ntcA gene encoding global nitrogen regulator NtcA, with amino-acid sequence MVGATRGFSRYSPQPAPASSGGGTTLANTATAHTPTLLEVIRDLEGASTELVERGKTIFFPGDPAERVYLIRRGAVRLSRVYESGEEITVALLRENSLFGVLSLLTGHRSDRFYHAVAFTRVEMVTAPAASVRQAIEADTGVGLLLLQGLSSRILQTETMIETLTHRDMSSRLVSFLLVLCRDFGIPGTQGITIDLRLSHQSIAEAIGSTRVTITRLLGDLRNAGLVEIDRKKITVLDPIALAKRFS; translated from the coding sequence ATGGTCGGAGCCACCCGCGGCTTCAGCCGTTACTCACCCCAGCCCGCTCCAGCTTCCAGCGGCGGCGGCACCACCCTGGCCAACACGGCCACGGCCCATACCCCCACCCTCCTGGAAGTGATCCGCGATCTGGAGGGTGCCAGCACCGAGCTGGTGGAACGGGGTAAAACCATCTTTTTCCCCGGTGATCCCGCCGAGCGGGTGTACCTGATCCGGCGTGGCGCCGTCAGGCTGTCCCGGGTCTACGAATCGGGGGAGGAGATCACCGTGGCGCTGCTGCGGGAAAACAGCCTCTTCGGGGTGCTGTCGCTGCTCACCGGCCATCGCTCCGATCGCTTCTATCACGCTGTGGCCTTCACCCGGGTCGAGATGGTCACGGCGCCTGCCGCTTCCGTGCGCCAGGCGATCGAAGCCGATACCGGCGTAGGCCTGTTGCTGCTGCAAGGGCTCTCAAGCCGCATCCTGCAAACCGAAACGATGATCGAAACGCTCACCCACCGCGACATGTCGTCGCGACTGGTGAGTTTTCTGCTCGTGCTCTGCCGCGATTTCGGCATCCCCGGCACCCAGGGCATCACCATCGACCTGCGGCTCTCGCATCAATCAATCGCTGAAGCGATCGGATCCACCCGCGTCACCATCACCCGACTGCTCGGGGATCTGCGCAATGCGGGGCTGGTGGAAATCGACCGAAAGAAGATCACCGTGCTCGATCCGATCGCCCTCGCCAAACGTTTCAGCTGA
- the rph gene encoding ribonuclease PH encodes MSNQVSTRVDGRSPSELRPVAIEWDPMGFALSSVLVRSGRTAVLCSIGHEAGVPRWRMGSGKGWLSAEYRLLPGSTPERQKRELLKLSGRTQEIQRLIGRSLRACLDMEALGENTLLVDCDVIQADAGTRTAAITGAWVALQRACERLVKRGDLSHNPVRDQVAAVSVGLIGGEALLDLNYSEDSQADVDLNVVMDGSGRLLELQGTAEGAPFSRSELTRLLDLAEPGLTALMAAQQRALAPESRP; translated from the coding sequence ATGTCCAACCAGGTCTCCACACGAGTCGATGGCCGCTCGCCCAGCGAACTGAGGCCTGTCGCGATCGAGTGGGATCCGATGGGCTTTGCCCTCAGCTCCGTGCTGGTGCGCAGCGGGCGCACGGCCGTGCTCTGCAGCATTGGCCACGAGGCCGGCGTGCCCCGCTGGCGCATGGGCAGCGGCAAGGGCTGGCTCAGTGCCGAGTACCGCCTGCTGCCCGGGTCAACGCCCGAGCGGCAGAAGCGGGAACTGCTGAAACTCTCCGGCCGCACCCAGGAGATCCAACGCCTGATCGGCCGCAGCCTCAGGGCTTGCCTCGACATGGAGGCCCTGGGGGAGAACACCCTGCTGGTCGACTGCGATGTGATCCAGGCCGATGCCGGCACCCGCACCGCCGCAATCACCGGCGCCTGGGTGGCGCTGCAACGGGCCTGCGAGCGCCTGGTGAAGCGAGGCGACCTCAGCCACAACCCCGTGCGCGACCAGGTGGCCGCCGTCTCGGTGGGGCTGATCGGCGGAGAGGCGCTGCTCGACCTCAACTACAGCGAAGACAGCCAGGCCGATGTGGATCTGAATGTGGTGATGGATGGCAGCGGCCGCCTGCTGGAACTGCAGGGCACCGCTGAAGGTGCCCCCTTCAGCCGCAGCGAACTGACGCGGCTGCTCGACCTGGCCGAACCAGGCCTGACGGCCCTGATGGCGGCGCAGCAGCGGGCCCTGGCACCGGAGTCGCGCCCCTGA
- a CDS encoding cob(I)yrinic acid a,c-diamide adenosyltransferase, giving the protein MTASLSSSHRPLDPRSAERRALERAGLRPLPPVPPRPPLHLVAPEGQLQVHTAPYRGSFSTVFSQALRAAGLGSRVMVVQFLKGGVDQGPERRLSLCGRLDWLRPAVPGCLGEPAEGQPPAVNDAVEALWQVCRDSLLAGELDQLVLDELGLAIALGYLNEEDVQAALQRRPGSVDVIVTGPAIPEFLMGLADQVTELRRGF; this is encoded by the coding sequence ATGACCGCCAGCCTCAGTTCGAGCCATCGCCCCCTGGACCCGCGCAGCGCCGAGCGCCGGGCCCTTGAGCGTGCTGGTCTGCGGCCGTTGCCCCCTGTGCCGCCGCGGCCACCCCTGCATCTGGTGGCACCGGAGGGTCAGTTGCAGGTGCATACGGCTCCCTATCGTGGCAGTTTTTCCACAGTGTTCAGCCAGGCGCTGCGCGCCGCCGGTCTTGGCAGCCGGGTGATGGTGGTGCAGTTCCTCAAAGGGGGCGTCGACCAGGGGCCAGAGCGTCGCCTCAGCCTCTGCGGACGGCTGGATTGGTTGCGTCCAGCCGTGCCTGGTTGTCTGGGTGAGCCGGCTGAGGGGCAGCCGCCTGCGGTGAACGATGCGGTGGAAGCGCTCTGGCAGGTGTGTCGCGACAGCCTGCTGGCGGGCGAGTTGGATCAGCTCGTGCTTGATGAGCTGGGTCTGGCGATTGCGCTCGGCTACCTGAACGAGGAGGATGTGCAGGCTGCGCTGCAGCGCCGTCCGGGTTCGGTGGATGTGATTGTCACCGGCCCGGCAATCCCCGAGTTTCTGATGGGGCTGGCTGATCAGGTCACGGAACTGCGCCGAGGCTTCTGA
- the dcd gene encoding dCTP deaminase, translated as MLKNDRWITEQAQAGMLEPFQAGLVRHLEPDQQQRPVLSFGCSSYGYDLRLSPQEFLIFKHVPGTVMNPKRFNPANLEPTELHHDADGDYFILPAHSYGLGVALEKMKVPANITVICLGKSTYARLGIIVNTTPAEASWEGHLTLEFSNSSGADCRIYANEGICQLLFFEGDPCDTTYSDRQGKYQHQPERVTLAKV; from the coding sequence ATGCTCAAGAACGATCGCTGGATCACCGAACAGGCGCAGGCCGGCATGCTGGAGCCTTTCCAGGCGGGGCTGGTCCGTCATCTGGAGCCGGATCAGCAGCAGCGCCCGGTGCTCAGCTTCGGATGCTCGTCGTATGGCTACGACCTGCGCCTGTCGCCGCAGGAATTCCTGATCTTCAAGCACGTGCCGGGCACGGTGATGAACCCGAAGCGGTTCAATCCCGCCAACCTGGAGCCCACGGAGCTCCATCACGATGCCGATGGCGATTACTTCATCCTTCCGGCCCACTCCTATGGCTTGGGTGTGGCCCTGGAAAAGATGAAGGTGCCCGCGAACATCACGGTGATTTGCCTCGGCAAAAGCACCTATGCCCGCCTGGGCATCATCGTCAATACCACGCCAGCGGAAGCGAGCTGGGAAGGACACCTCACTCTGGAATTCAGCAACAGCTCCGGTGCTGACTGCCGTATTTATGCCAATGAAGGTATCTGTCAGCTGCTCTTCTTCGAGGGGGATCCCTGCGACACCACCTACAGCGACCGCCAAGGCAAATACCAGCATCAACCGGAACGGGTGACGCTGGCAAAGGTGTGA
- the thyX gene encoding FAD-dependent thymidylate synthase codes for MDSRFRVDLIAATPNPQQCVYAGMHQDYSEGFVAADRDNWPDETRAGEICVKRLLAGERGHYGPLEHAQIVLNVGWFPHSVMQQARTHRVGVSFDVQSMRYTGERICRAANGDIDLEEVFYLRPEGQYSDRQGKKYAYTAAERSKDLALCRAAAARYRDLLAAGFAEEHARGILPFDYRQHFVVSFSLRAFLHFMDLRAKLDAQQEIRELCDLLWPHLQQWAPEFATWYEKSRLHKAKLAP; via the coding sequence ATGGATTCCCGCTTCCGCGTCGATCTGATTGCTGCCACCCCCAACCCGCAGCAGTGCGTGTATGCCGGCATGCATCAGGACTACAGCGAGGGCTTCGTGGCCGCTGATCGCGACAACTGGCCGGATGAAACCCGGGCCGGTGAAATCTGCGTGAAACGGCTCCTGGCGGGTGAGCGTGGCCATTACGGTCCGCTGGAGCATGCCCAGATCGTGCTCAACGTGGGCTGGTTTCCCCATTCGGTGATGCAGCAGGCCCGCACCCATCGGGTGGGCGTGAGCTTTGATGTGCAATCGATGCGCTACACCGGCGAGAGAATCTGCCGGGCCGCGAACGGCGACATCGATCTCGAGGAGGTGTTCTACCTGCGCCCAGAGGGCCAGTACAGCGACCGCCAGGGCAAGAAGTATGCCTACACCGCCGCAGAGCGCAGCAAGGATCTCGCCCTCTGCCGCGCGGCGGCGGCGCGCTATCGCGACCTGCTCGCCGCCGGCTTCGCTGAAGAACATGCCCGCGGCATCCTGCCCTTCGATTACCGCCAGCACTTCGTGGTGAGCTTCAGCTTGCGGGCCTTTCTGCACTTCATGGATCTACGCGCCAAACTCGATGCTCAGCAAGAGATTCGCGAACTCTGCGATCTGCTCTGGCCCCACCTGCAGCAGTGGGCACCGGAATTCGCCACTTGGTACGAAAAGAGCCGCTTGCATAAGGCAAAGCTGGCGCCTTAG
- a CDS encoding thioredoxin domain-containing protein has translation MSGSAAPTSLSTVQKVLLLACALVLAGLLFLLRGGLTAESPLDQLARRSLLPEQALTSGRPTLLEFYADWCEVCREMAPAMLANEQRYRDQLNVVLVNVDNPRWQDLIDRYDVNGIPQLNLFDAEGQPRGRSLGRRSQTELEALSEALIDNSPLPQLAGVGDTTPLTPATVATPAPSGVGPRSHG, from the coding sequence ATGAGTGGCAGCGCTGCCCCCACCAGCCTCAGCACCGTGCAGAAAGTGCTGCTGCTGGCCTGTGCCCTGGTGCTGGCGGGGCTGTTATTTCTTCTGCGCGGAGGCCTGACGGCGGAAAGTCCCTTGGACCAGCTGGCGCGCCGATCGCTGCTGCCGGAGCAGGCCCTGACGAGCGGTCGACCGACCCTGCTGGAGTTCTATGCCGACTGGTGCGAGGTGTGCCGGGAGATGGCACCGGCGATGCTCGCCAATGAGCAGCGGTATCGCGACCAGCTCAATGTGGTGCTGGTGAACGTCGACAACCCCCGCTGGCAGGACCTGATCGATCGCTACGACGTGAACGGGATTCCCCAGCTCAACCTCTTTGATGCGGAAGGCCAGCCGCGCGGCCGTTCGCTCGGCCGCCGCTCCCAGACGGAACTGGAAGCCTTGAGTGAGGCCCTGATCGACAACAGCCCGCTGCCACAGCTGGCCGGTGTCGGCGACACCACCCCACTGACGCCTGCGACTGTGGCCACACCGGCGCCCTCCGGCGTCGGTCCGCGCAGCCACGGCTGA
- a CDS encoding transglycosylase SLT domain-containing protein: MRGLILIGGTAIASLALIVVGQPLLRQRQTQINPSTSPGTLWRHYRWSTDPEQRREAALSLSHRTDDAATRQRLLAGQGWGRSDLAAVSVQRQADTAAALGQRQKAAAHWRDLLRRFPGSAASADARYHLSAGDPDLQQQLRQQQPAHPAALDSAVRDGDGLHLARWGPNHPGAGPLIRAACDREAGPAPSAAGRNILARALAARGDGAAALRCLQGATPEPATMLAIGTALLNGHAGQRAQGQALLLQLTQRPEATAGGKGETLALEAAAQISAPLKPDPALLAAIPQPVRNRSADVAAAEVRLGQRQDAEAVLQRWPAAPASWQLQWDLAREALLKGQWRAAAHWLGAIPASNLPEPLAARQQFWLGLANAKQDQRSEAEAIWQRLIKEHPPGYYTWRAASRLKGTRLPSLLQPFPEASTAPQPEASGWDPLNSGDAEVDTLWRLGLTKAAWETWRSRHPEAEAPAEGLVEGQLRLARGDSWNGLDRLWRSSLRLVDDDCPTRERLHRSQHPRRYEASFAEASEAAGIRSELPLAIAKQESRFSAAVASPVGAVGLMQLMPATANEVAGRTLNRDDLEQPELNARLGSRYLAWLLRQWNGNPWLAIASYNAGPGAAGSWQSPELQSDPELWVERIPYPETRLYTKKVLGNLWAYLNPQGLVCPPLK, translated from the coding sequence ATGCGTGGTCTGATCCTGATCGGCGGCACCGCCATCGCCAGCCTGGCGCTGATCGTCGTGGGCCAGCCCCTGCTGCGGCAGCGCCAAACCCAGATCAACCCCTCCACAAGCCCAGGAACCCTCTGGCGGCACTACCGCTGGTCCACCGACCCTGAGCAGCGCCGCGAGGCCGCCCTCTCCCTGAGCCACAGGACAGACGACGCCGCGACCAGGCAGCGACTGCTGGCGGGGCAGGGCTGGGGCCGCAGCGACCTGGCCGCCGTGAGCGTGCAACGTCAGGCGGACACGGCCGCTGCACTCGGACAACGGCAGAAGGCCGCCGCCCACTGGCGCGATCTGCTGCGCCGCTTTCCGGGCAGCGCCGCCAGCGCCGATGCCCGGTATCACCTGAGCGCCGGCGACCCAGACCTGCAGCAACAACTGCGGCAGCAGCAGCCGGCCCACCCCGCCGCTCTCGACAGCGCCGTGCGCGATGGCGATGGGCTCCACCTCGCCCGCTGGGGCCCGAACCATCCGGGGGCAGGCCCTCTGATCCGGGCAGCCTGTGATCGCGAAGCCGGGCCCGCACCCTCCGCCGCAGGCCGCAACATCCTCGCCAGAGCCCTGGCGGCACGGGGCGATGGCGCCGCTGCTCTCCGGTGTTTGCAGGGGGCAACGCCAGAACCCGCCACGATGCTGGCGATCGGCACAGCCCTGCTCAATGGCCACGCTGGCCAACGCGCCCAGGGGCAGGCGCTGCTGTTGCAGCTCACCCAACGGCCAGAAGCCACCGCTGGAGGTAAGGGGGAGACCCTGGCCCTCGAGGCGGCCGCACAGATCAGCGCCCCCCTCAAGCCTGATCCGGCCCTGCTGGCCGCCATCCCCCAACCCGTCCGCAACCGCTCCGCTGATGTGGCGGCCGCGGAGGTGCGCCTGGGGCAACGTCAGGATGCCGAGGCCGTGCTGCAACGCTGGCCCGCAGCCCCGGCCAGCTGGCAACTGCAATGGGACCTGGCCCGGGAGGCCCTGCTCAAGGGGCAGTGGCGAGCGGCGGCGCACTGGCTCGGCGCCATTCCAGCCTCCAACCTGCCCGAGCCCCTGGCGGCACGCCAGCAATTCTGGCTGGGACTGGCAAACGCCAAACAAGACCAGCGCTCGGAGGCCGAGGCGATCTGGCAACGCCTGATCAAGGAGCACCCTCCCGGCTATTACACCTGGCGAGCCGCCAGCCGCCTCAAGGGCACCCGGCTGCCATCGCTGCTGCAACCTTTTCCCGAGGCCAGCACTGCTCCCCAGCCCGAAGCGTCCGGCTGGGACCCCCTGAACAGTGGCGATGCGGAGGTTGACACCCTGTGGCGGCTGGGATTGACCAAAGCCGCCTGGGAGACCTGGCGGAGCCGGCACCCTGAAGCCGAGGCCCCTGCCGAAGGCCTGGTGGAGGGCCAGCTGCGGCTGGCCCGTGGTGACAGCTGGAACGGCCTGGACCGTCTTTGGCGTTCAAGCCTGCGGCTGGTGGATGACGACTGCCCGACGCGCGAGCGCCTGCATCGCAGTCAGCACCCGAGGCGGTATGAAGCCAGTTTTGCGGAGGCCAGCGAGGCTGCCGGCATTCGCAGCGAGCTCCCCCTGGCGATCGCCAAACAGGAATCGCGCTTCTCAGCGGCAGTGGCTTCACCGGTGGGCGCCGTGGGGCTGATGCAACTGATGCCGGCGACGGCAAATGAAGTGGCTGGCCGCACCCTCAACCGCGACGACCTCGAGCAACCGGAGCTCAATGCACGCCTTGGCAGCCGCTACCTGGCATGGCTGCTGCGGCAGTGGAACGGCAACCCCTGGCTGGCGATCGCCAGTTACAACGCCGGCCCCGGTGCCGCTGGGTCGTGGCAATCGCCCGAGCTGCAGAGCGACCCCGAACTCTGGGTGGAGCGCATTCCCTATCCGGAAACCCGCCTCTACACCAAAAAGGTGTTGGGCAATCTCTGGGCCTATCTAAATCCTCAGGGGCTGGTGTGTCCGCCGCTCAAGTGA
- the glmM gene encoding phosphoglucosamine mutase, whose translation MVETAIPPLGLPHAPAQASFGTDGLRGRVGTTITPALALQVGYWCGRVLPKAGPVLIGMDSRSSGAMIVAALTAGLTAAGREVWTLGLCATPAVPGLIRRTGAAGGLMVSASHNPPHDNGIKVFGADGSKLRSELQQAIEAGLHGETGVGAIGEGSQGCGPAHHRPDLLIHYRDALLASVPDQRLDGVPIVLDLCWGSATACGANVFTSLGADLTVLHGEPDGARINVNCGSTHLEPLRHAVLERGAAMGFAFDGDADRMLAVDGRGRVVDGDHVLYLWGSALQEARALPEQRLVATVMSNLGFERAWQARGGVLERTPVGDQHVHAAMVSSGAGLGGEQSGHILSAAHGLSGDGVLTALQLATLCQERQLSLADWRDRSFQAYPQKLVNVRVPDRARRQGWAACAPLADLVQQAEATMADNGRVLVRSSGTEPLLRVMVEASELAMVEHWTSRLAQCADQHLNAA comes from the coding sequence ATGGTCGAGACCGCCATTCCGCCCCTGGGATTGCCCCACGCGCCGGCGCAGGCCAGCTTCGGCACCGATGGCCTGCGCGGCCGGGTGGGCACCACGATCACGCCGGCTCTGGCGCTGCAGGTGGGCTACTGGTGCGGCCGGGTGCTGCCCAAGGCGGGCCCGGTGCTGATCGGCATGGATTCGCGCAGCAGCGGCGCCATGATCGTGGCGGCGTTGACCGCAGGGCTCACCGCTGCAGGGCGGGAGGTGTGGACGCTCGGGCTCTGCGCCACTCCGGCGGTGCCAGGGCTGATCCGTCGCACTGGCGCCGCCGGTGGCTTGATGGTATCGGCGAGCCACAACCCGCCCCACGACAACGGCATCAAGGTGTTCGGGGCCGATGGCAGCAAGTTGCGCAGTGAGCTGCAGCAGGCGATCGAGGCCGGGCTCCATGGAGAAACAGGCGTGGGTGCCATCGGTGAGGGATCCCAGGGCTGTGGCCCCGCCCATCACCGCCCCGACCTGCTGATCCATTACCGCGATGCTCTGCTGGCGAGCGTGCCCGATCAGCGGCTGGATGGGGTGCCGATCGTGCTCGACCTCTGCTGGGGATCGGCGACCGCCTGCGGCGCCAACGTGTTTACCAGCCTCGGGGCTGATCTCACCGTCTTGCATGGCGAGCCCGATGGTGCCCGCATCAATGTGAACTGCGGCTCCACCCACCTGGAGCCCCTGCGCCATGCCGTGCTGGAGCGGGGTGCTGCGATGGGGTTCGCTTTTGACGGCGACGCCGATCGAATGCTCGCGGTGGATGGTCGCGGTCGGGTCGTGGATGGCGACCACGTGCTCTATCTCTGGGGATCGGCGCTGCAGGAGGCTCGGGCCCTGCCCGAGCAGCGGCTGGTGGCCACGGTGATGTCAAACCTGGGATTTGAGCGGGCCTGGCAGGCGCGCGGTGGCGTGCTGGAGCGCACGCCCGTGGGCGATCAGCACGTGCATGCCGCCATGGTCAGCAGTGGGGCCGGCCTCGGGGGTGAGCAGTCGGGACACATCCTCTCGGCGGCCCATGGACTGTCGGGCGATGGCGTGCTCACCGCCCTGCAGCTCGCCACCCTGTGCCAGGAGCGCCAGCTCAGCCTCGCCGACTGGCGCGATCGGAGTTTTCAGGCCTATCCGCAGAAGCTGGTGAATGTGCGCGTGCCCGATCGGGCCCGGCGTCAAGGCTGGGCGGCGTGCGCTCCGCTGGCTGATCTGGTGCAGCAGGCGGAAGCGACCATGGCCGACAACGGCCGGGTGCTCGTGCGGTCCAGCGGCACCGAACCGCTGCTGCGGGTGATGGTGGAGGCCTCGGAGCTGGCGATGGTGGAGCACTGGACCAGCCGCCTGGCCCAGTGCGCCGATCAGCACCTCAACGCGGCCTGA